GGACGGCCTCGGCCGGGTCCGCGGCGTTGTAGACGGCGGAGCCGGCGACGAAGACGTCGGCCCCGGCCTCGGCGCAGCGCTCGATGGTGGACGGGGCGACACCGCCGTCGACCTGCAGCCACAGGTCGAGCCCGTGCTTGGAGATCAGCTCCCTGGTGCGGCGGATCTTGGGCAGCATGATGTCGAGGAAGGCCTGGCCGCCGAAGCCGGGCTCGACGGTCATGATGAGGACCATGTCGAGCTCGGGAAGCAGGTCCTCGTACGGCTCGATCGGGGTGGCCGGGCGCAGCGCCATCGAGGCGCGGGCGCCCTTGGCGCGGATCTCGCGGGCGAGCCGGACGGGCGCGGCGGCGGCCTCGACGTGGAAGGTGACCGAGCCGGCGCCGGCCTCGACGTACTGCGGGGCCCAGCGGTC
This genomic window from Streptomyces sp. TLI_235 contains:
- a CDS encoding ribulose-5-phosphate 3-epimerase, with amino-acid sequence MAQINPSILSADFARLADEAEAVRGADWLHVDVMDNHFVPNLTLGVPIVESLAKATDTPLDCHLMIEQPDRWAPQYVEAGAGSVTFHVEAAAAPVRLAREIRAKGARASMALRPATPIEPYEDLLPELDMVLIMTVEPGFGGQAFLDIMLPKIRRTRELISKHGLDLWLQVDGGVAPSTIERCAEAGADVFVAGSAVYNAADPAEAVRALRAQAEAVTATAPWACRH